A single window of Alosa alosa isolate M-15738 ecotype Scorff River chromosome 11, AALO_Geno_1.1, whole genome shotgun sequence DNA harbors:
- the eif3ja gene encoding eukaryotic translation initiation factor 3 subunit J-A isoform X2 encodes MRQVDEIIPVTASFYWQHLKVAVNTSNMADGDSWDTESFEPDQPLKNAAVHDKWEGEDEEEDIKIEEPEEQAQLTELTQVMELTPEDDLAETLHVKKLQEDTDLELASDAFGVVSNHVTGIDAISPASREDFTEFEKLLKDKISPYEKSVHYSNFVESLFKNLCISMEVEDLKKINNSMTALLSEKQKQEKQNKGKKKKRGVVPGGGLKAIMKDDLDDYGGFDGGYTQDYEDFM; translated from the exons ATGAGACAAGTGGATGAGATTATCCCAGTCACCGCTAGTTTCTACTGGCAACACTTAAAAGTCGCCGTCAACACATCGAACATGGCGGACGGGGATTCTTGGG ATACTGAGAGCTTTGAGCCAGATCAGCCGCTAAAAAATGCGGCAGTGCATGATAAATGGGAAggcgaggatgaggaggaggacatTAAG ATAGAGGAGCCGGAGGAGCAGGCGCAGCTTACGGAGCTCACGCAGGTCATGGAGCTCACGCCAGAGGATGATCTCGCAGAAACTCTACACGTGAAGAAGCTTCAGGAGGACACTGATCTGGAGCTGGCTAGCGATGCATTCG GCGTCGTTAGTAACCATGTGACGGGCATTGACGCTATCAGTCCCGCCTCCAGAGAAGACTTCACAGAGTTTGAGAAGCTGCTGAAAGACAAGATCTCACCCTACGAGAAGTCCGTACATTATAGCAACTTCGTAGAGTCCCTGTTCAAGAACCTGTGCATCTCAA tGGAAGTGGAGGACCTGAAGAAGATCAACAACTCAATGACTGCGCTGCTCAGTGAGAAACAGAAGCAAGAGAAG CAGAATAAaggcaagaagaagaaaaggggAGTGGTCCCAGGAGGAGGCCTAAAGGCCATCATGAAGGACGACCTGGACGATTACGGCGGGTTTGACGGTGGCTACACACAAGACTACGAGGATTTCATGTGA
- the parp16 gene encoding protein mono-ADP-ribosyltransferase PARP16 isoform X2, with protein sequence MHPPLPPSTVRELVRSCLQRDPVAADLRLSLFLAAVQSYKRDSMLRPFPPLYLTGDSKDFESLLKDASSLPGVRELVRVNAGEEEAHLALVHWVLSSKSFAIKTMQKEEYARLCNLTESSGVSAPVPDFLFEVDYCEQMNSKFEKARDGRDLIYAFHGSRLENFHSILHHGLHCHLNKTSLFGEGTYLTSDLSMALLYGPHGNGWRDSLLGPVLSCIALCEVIDHPDVKCQVKKKDSEGVDRQRLRARNSEGGDVPEKYFVVTNNQLVRVKYLLVYSQQRHRTRHSAVPSWLVRHHFFIMMSLYLLLLILIGAFNSSTFQSFWHRAFR encoded by the exons ATGCACCCGCCTCTGCCCCCCTCCACAGTCCGTGAGCTGGTGCGCTCGTGCCTGCAGCGCGACCCTGTGGCCGCGGACCTACGGCTCAGTCTCTTCCTGGCCGCTGTGCAGAGCTACAAACGCGACTCCATGCTCCGACCATTCCCACCTCTCTATTTGACGGGGGACAGCAAAGACTTTGAATCGCTG CTGAAGGATGCCAGCTCGCTGCCCGGTGTGCGGGAGCTGGTGCGGGTGAACGCGGGTGAGGAGGAGGCCCACCTGGCGCTGGTCCACTGGGTTCTGTCCTCCAAGAGCTTCGCCATCAAGACAATGCAGAAGGAGGAG tATGCCAGGCTTTGTAACCTGACGGAGAGCTCCGGGGTCTCTGCTCCGGTGCCGGACTTCCTGTTTGAAGTGGACTACTGTGAGCAGATGAACTCTAAGTTTGAGAAGGCGCGCGATGGCCGCGACCTCATCTACGCCTTCCATGGCAGCCGGCTGGAGAACTTCCACTCCATCCTGCACCACGGCCTACACTGCCACCTcaacaag acATCTCTCTTTGGAGAGGGCACCTACCTGACCAGCGACCTGAGCATGGCCCTGCTTTATGGTCCCCACGGCAACGGCTGGCGGGATAGCCTGCTGGGGCCGGTGCTCAGCTGCATCGCCCTTTGTGAGGTCATCGACCACCCCGATGTCAAATGCCAGGTGAAGAAGAAAG ACTCGGAGGGGGTCGACCGGCAGCGGCTGCGGGCCAGGAACAGCGAGGGGGGCGACGTACCGGAAAAGTACTTTGTTGTGACCAACAACCAGCTAGTGAGGGTCAAATACCTGCTGGTCTACTCCCAGCAGCGCCACAGAACCAG acACTCTGCGGTGCCTTCATGGTTGGTGCGCCATCACTTCTTCATCATGATGAGTCTCTACCTGCTGCTCCTCATCCTTATCGGTGCCTTCAACTCCTCCACATTCCAGTCCTTCTGGCATCGCGCCTTCCGATGA
- the parp16 gene encoding protein mono-ADP-ribosyltransferase PARP16 isoform X1, with amino-acid sequence MWMLQGLAMHPPLPPSTVRELVRSCLQRDPVAADLRLSLFLAAVQSYKRDSMLRPFPPLYLTGDSKDFESLLKDASSLPGVRELVRVNAGEEEAHLALVHWVLSSKSFAIKTMQKEEYARLCNLTESSGVSAPVPDFLFEVDYCEQMNSKFEKARDGRDLIYAFHGSRLENFHSILHHGLHCHLNKTSLFGEGTYLTSDLSMALLYGPHGNGWRDSLLGPVLSCIALCEVIDHPDVKCQVKKKDSEGVDRQRLRARNSEGGDVPEKYFVVTNNQLVRVKYLLVYSQQRHRTRHSAVPSWLVRHHFFIMMSLYLLLLILIGAFNSSTFQSFWHRAFR; translated from the exons atgtggatgttacaag GGTTGGCCATGCACCCGCCTCTGCCCCCCTCCACAGTCCGTGAGCTGGTGCGCTCGTGCCTGCAGCGCGACCCTGTGGCCGCGGACCTACGGCTCAGTCTCTTCCTGGCCGCTGTGCAGAGCTACAAACGCGACTCCATGCTCCGACCATTCCCACCTCTCTATTTGACGGGGGACAGCAAAGACTTTGAATCGCTG CTGAAGGATGCCAGCTCGCTGCCCGGTGTGCGGGAGCTGGTGCGGGTGAACGCGGGTGAGGAGGAGGCCCACCTGGCGCTGGTCCACTGGGTTCTGTCCTCCAAGAGCTTCGCCATCAAGACAATGCAGAAGGAGGAG tATGCCAGGCTTTGTAACCTGACGGAGAGCTCCGGGGTCTCTGCTCCGGTGCCGGACTTCCTGTTTGAAGTGGACTACTGTGAGCAGATGAACTCTAAGTTTGAGAAGGCGCGCGATGGCCGCGACCTCATCTACGCCTTCCATGGCAGCCGGCTGGAGAACTTCCACTCCATCCTGCACCACGGCCTACACTGCCACCTcaacaag acATCTCTCTTTGGAGAGGGCACCTACCTGACCAGCGACCTGAGCATGGCCCTGCTTTATGGTCCCCACGGCAACGGCTGGCGGGATAGCCTGCTGGGGCCGGTGCTCAGCTGCATCGCCCTTTGTGAGGTCATCGACCACCCCGATGTCAAATGCCAGGTGAAGAAGAAAG ACTCGGAGGGGGTCGACCGGCAGCGGCTGCGGGCCAGGAACAGCGAGGGGGGCGACGTACCGGAAAAGTACTTTGTTGTGACCAACAACCAGCTAGTGAGGGTCAAATACCTGCTGGTCTACTCCCAGCAGCGCCACAGAACCAG acACTCTGCGGTGCCTTCATGGTTGGTGCGCCATCACTTCTTCATCATGATGAGTCTCTACCTGCTGCTCCTCATCCTTATCGGTGCCTTCAACTCCTCCACATTCCAGTCCTTCTGGCATCGCGCCTTCCGATGA
- the si:ch73-330k17.3 gene encoding IGFBP domain-containing protein: MDVSLGCVLSLFWLLGASTAWALADSDAEETQPSSSATLLQALHCPPCERIHCSPLRTLQLTCKGGVTTGVCGCCPTCARQAGESCGGSWDYLGKCDQGLVCVIEGAEHDTARKGGVCKSVLDVDTCRPDCTWEFCQANPHEICSGRHVSLGKQDCQGSCQHTSCSSCLVLQPPRCPQSCGATDPACLQNYGRCVSRHLAHTHHPPTCHQTLQSNFEGYFLCMVPPCLNTVQ; this comes from the exons ATGGATGTCTCTCTGGGCTGTGTGCTGTCACTCTTCTGGTTGCTGGGCGCGTCCACGGCATGGGCTCTGGCGGACTCGGATGCTGAGGAGACTCAGCCGTCGTCATCGGCAACCCTTCTGCAGGCTCTGCACTGCCCGCCCTGTGAGCGGATCCACTGTTCTCCGCTGCGCACCCTCCAGCTCACGTGCAAGGGCGGCGTCACCACGGGGGTGTGCGGCTGCTGCCCCACCTGCGCCAGGCAGGCGGGCGAGAGCTGCGGGGGCAGCTGGGACTACCTGGGCAAGTGTGACCAGGGCCTGGTTTGTGTGATCGAGGGGGCCGAACACGACACTGCACGCAAAGGTGGCGTCTGCAAGTCAG TGCTGGATGTGGACACCTGCCGACCGGACTGCACCTGGGAGTTCTGTCAAGCCAACCCGCATGAGATCTGCTCCGGCAG GCATGTGTCCCTGGGGAAGCAGGACTGTCAGGGCTCCTGTCAGCACACATCCTGCTCCAGCTGCCTGGTCCTGCAGCCGCCCCGCTGCCCCCAGTCCTGCGGCGCCACCGACCCGGCCTGCCTGCAGAACTACGGCCGCTGCGTCAGCCGCCACctggcccacacacaccacccccccacctGCCACCAAACCCTACAG AGCAACTTTGAGGGCTACTTCTTGTGTATGGTGCCTCCCTGCCTGAACACGGTCCAATGA
- the eif3ja gene encoding eukaryotic translation initiation factor 3 subunit J-A isoform X1 — MRQVDEIIPVTASFYWQHLKVAVNTSNMADGDSWDTESFEPDQPLKNAAVHDKWEGEDEEEDIKDNWDDEEEEEEKSAEKPTEVKSSEKKKLNEKIKEKENLQRQKQEELRKRIEEPEEQAQLTELTQVMELTPEDDLAETLHVKKLQEDTDLELASDAFGVVSNHVTGIDAISPASREDFTEFEKLLKDKISPYEKSVHYSNFVESLFKNLCISMEVEDLKKINNSMTALLSEKQKQEKQNKGKKKKRGVVPGGGLKAIMKDDLDDYGGFDGGYTQDYEDFM; from the exons ATGAGACAAGTGGATGAGATTATCCCAGTCACCGCTAGTTTCTACTGGCAACACTTAAAAGTCGCCGTCAACACATCGAACATGGCGGACGGGGATTCTTGGG ATACTGAGAGCTTTGAGCCAGATCAGCCGCTAAAAAATGCGGCAGTGCATGATAAATGGGAAggcgaggatgaggaggaggacatTAAG GATAATTGGGATgacgaagaagaggaggaagaaaagtcTGCTGAGAAACCAACAG AGGTCAAGTCTTCTGAGAAGAAGAAACTAAATGAGAAAATTAAAGAGAAGGAAAATTTGCAAAGACAAAAGCAGGAGGAGCTTcggaagagg ATAGAGGAGCCGGAGGAGCAGGCGCAGCTTACGGAGCTCACGCAGGTCATGGAGCTCACGCCAGAGGATGATCTCGCAGAAACTCTACACGTGAAGAAGCTTCAGGAGGACACTGATCTGGAGCTGGCTAGCGATGCATTCG GCGTCGTTAGTAACCATGTGACGGGCATTGACGCTATCAGTCCCGCCTCCAGAGAAGACTTCACAGAGTTTGAGAAGCTGCTGAAAGACAAGATCTCACCCTACGAGAAGTCCGTACATTATAGCAACTTCGTAGAGTCCCTGTTCAAGAACCTGTGCATCTCAA tGGAAGTGGAGGACCTGAAGAAGATCAACAACTCAATGACTGCGCTGCTCAGTGAGAAACAGAAGCAAGAGAAG CAGAATAAaggcaagaagaagaaaaggggAGTGGTCCCAGGAGGAGGCCTAAAGGCCATCATGAAGGACGACCTGGACGATTACGGCGGGTTTGACGGTGGCTACACACAAGACTACGAGGATTTCATGTGA